The Nocardioides ginsengisegetis region TCGAGCCCGGCCGCAACGTCGTGGAGATCCGCTCCCACGGCATGCACAAGGGGCTGGTCGTCGAGGCGCTCGTGGAGGAGCTCGAGGCGGGCGGGTTCCTGTTCGCCGGCGACGACCTCGGCGACGTCGAGGCGTTCGAGGCGGTCGCGGACCTGCGTCGCCGGGGGCTCCCCACGCTGCTGGTCTGCTCGGCCTCCGACGAGGAGAGCTCGCTGATCCCCCTGAGCGACGTGGTCGTGAAGGGGCCGCAGGGGGTGCTGGACCTGCTCAGGCAGCTGACGCTCGACGCGCGGACCAACCGGGCCTGACGGAGGCGCCCGCATGCGCGGGCGCCCTGGCGGCGGGAGCGGTGACTTGTGAACCCTTTGCCTGCCCGATTCGGTTCATGGCTCACCGCCGGGTCGGCCGGGCGGTGCCTGGTGAACCGTTTCCAAGTCGGGTTCGGTTCATGGCTCACCGCTCGAGCTGTTCGGGGGTGCGCCTGGGGCGGGGCGGCGGCGGAGCGCAGCGGAGCCCCGCCCCGACCGCCGCCTGAAGCCGATCGCGCGAGGCTCGGCGTCAAGGACGCCGAAGGCGCCGCGAAGCGGGCGAAGCTCCTTGATGCCGAGGCGCGATCGGCTACGCGGCGCACCCACCAGCCCCTCGAAGACTCGCGCCAGCATGTGGACTCAATGTGCGCATGCTGAGACGCACGCCGTACTGTTTCAACCAGCTCATCGAGAGGGACTGAGGGAACGGCCCAGTGAAGTCCCGGCAACCGCCACGAGCCTCCGCCCACCGTCGTCCGTGACGGGAAGCGGTTCGTGGAAACGGTGCTAATTCCGGCCCGGCGCGAGAGACGCGGTGGGGAAGATGAGAAGGAGGACTCATGAGCACTGTCGTTGCCGAAACGACCACCCCGTCCGAGCCGACCCTGCGCGAGGGCGCGTTCGGGCACGCCAAGGGACTGTCGTGCCGCGAGTGCGGGCACGCGGTGGAGCTGGGACCGCACTACGCGTGTCCGGAGTGCTTCGGTCCGCTCGAGATCGCCTACGACTTCCCCCAGGTGACCCGCGAGGAGATCGAGGCCGGACCCGCCAACATCTGGCGTTACAAGGCGCTGCTGCCGGTGCCGTCCGACATCGAGCAGAGCCCCAACATGGAGCCCGGCTTCACGCGGCTGCTCAGGGCCAACAACCTCGGCCGCGAGCTCGGCATCGACAACCTGTGGGTCAAGGACGACAGCACCAACCCCACCAACTCCTTCAAGGACCGGGTCGTGGCCTGTGCGCTGAGCGCCGCCACGGAGTTCCACGCCAAGGTCTTCGCCTGCCCCAGCACGGGCAACCTGGCCAACGCGGTGGCGGCGGCGGGTGCCCGCGCCGGCATCAAGACCGTGGTCTTCATCCCGAGCAACCTCGAGAAGCCCAAGCAGGTCAACTCGGCCGTCTACACCGACTCGCTGATCGCCGTGAACGGCAACTACGACGACGTCAACAAGCTCGCCTCGGAGATCGCGGGCGAGGAGGACGGCTGGGCGTTCGTCAACGTCAACGTCCGCCCCTACTACGCCGAGGGCTCCAAGACGCTGGGCTACGAGATCGCCGAGCAGCTCGGCTGGCGGCTCCCCGACCAGATCGTCATCCCGGTGGCGTCGGGCTCGCAGCTGACGAAGGTCGACAAGGCCTTCCAGGAGCTGATCAAGCTCGGGCTCGTCGAGGACAAGCCCTACAAGGTGTACGGCGCCCAGGCCGAGGGCTGCTCCCCGGTGTCGGTGGCCTACAAGGCCGGCGTCGATGCGATCCGCCCGGTCAAGCCGGACACGATCGCCAAGAGCCTGGCCATCGGCAACCCCGCCGACGGGATCTACGTGCTCGACATCTGCCGCCGCACGGGCGGTGCCGTCGAGGACATCACCGACGACCAGGTGCGCGAGGCGATCGTGCTGCTGGCCCGCACCGAGGGCATCTTCACCGAGACCGCGGGCGGCACCACTGTCGGCGTCCTGAAGAAGCTCGTCGAGACGGGCCAGCTCGACACCAGCCTCGAGACCGTCGTCATCAACACCGGCCACGGCCTGAAGACCCTCGACGCGGTCGCCGACTCGGTCGGTCCCGCTGCGACCATCGACCCGTCGTACGCCGCCTTCGCGGCGACCGGCCTGGCCTGAACACGGCCTGAGCCCCACCCGACCACCCGACAGGAGCCCCCATGAGCGTGTCCGTCCGCATCCCGACCATCCTCCGCACCTACACCGGTGGCGAGTCCGAGGTGACCGCCGCCGGTGGCACCCTGGCGGAGGTGCTGGACGACCTCGACGCCAGCTACGCGGGGATCAAGGGCCGGATCCTCGACGAGGCCGGCCAGCTGCGCCGCTTCGTCAACGTCTACGTCGGCAACGAGGACGTCCGGTTCCTCGACAACCTGGCCACGGCGACCCCCGACGGCACCCAGATCTCCGTCATCCCGGCGGTCGCCGGCGGCTGACCGCGCGCCCAGACACACCACGGCCAGACACAGAACAGGTAGTCCCGCATGTCCCTCAGGAGCTCGGTCCTGCGCACCAAGGACGTGGAGACCGTCCTCCACCAGAACGACCCGACGCCCGACGGCGAGCAGGCCGGCCTCAGCAAGCGGCTCTCGGCCAAGGACCTCACCGGGTTCGGCATCGGCATCGTGATCGGCACCGGCATCTTCACGCTGACCGGGATCGAGGCCAAGAACCACGCCGGGCCCGCGATCGTGATCTCGTTCGCCATCGCCGGCGTCGTGAGCATGCTGGCCGCGCTCTGCTACGCCGAGCTCGCGGCCGCCGTCCCGACGGCCGGCAGCTCCTACACCTACGCCTACACGACGATCGGCGAGATCTTCGCCTGGATCATCGCGTGGGACCTGATCCTGGAGTTCGCCCTCGGTGCGGCTGTGGTGTCGCGGGGGTGGTCGGCCTACCTCCAGGACTCGCTGGGGCTGCCCACCGGCCTGTTCGGCGAGACGGCGCCGGTCAACGTCGGCGCGGTCCTGATCGCCGCGGTGCTGGGGGTGGTGGCCGCGGTCGGCATCCGCGAGTCGAAGTGGGTCACGAACGCGCTCGTCGTGACCAAGGTGTCGGTCTGCATCTTCGTGATCGTCGCCGGGCTGTTCTTCCTCAAGACCGCCAACCTGCTGCCCTTCGTGCCGCCCTCCGAGCCCTCGCACGACGACGCGGCCGGCCTGGCCCAGCCGCTGTGGCAGTGGGTCTCGGGCGTCCACCCCTCGTCGTACGGCTTCGTCGGGGTGCTCGTCGCGGCCGCGGTGGTGTTCTTCGCCTACAGCGGCTTCGAGGCCGTCGCCAACCTCGGCGAGGAGACGGAGAACCCCGGCCGTGACATGCCCCGCGGCCTGATCGGCACGCTGGTCATCTGCACCGTGCTCTACCTGCTGGTCTGCCTCGTCCTGACCGGCATGGTCGACTACGCCGACCTCGACGAGGGCGCCCCGATCTCCGACGCCTTCCACCAGGTGGGCCTGGGCTGGGCGGGCTTCCTGATCGGGCTCGCCGCGGTCGCCGGCCTGAGCTCGGTGATCCTCGTCGACCTCGTCGCCATGGGCCGGATCGGCTACGCGCTCAGCCGCGACGGCCTGCTGCCGCCGTCGGTGGGGCGGATCCACCCGAAGTTCCGTACGCCGACGCGCATCACGGCCGTCACGACGCTCGCGGTCTGCCTGCTCGGCGCGTTCGTCCCGCTGGACACCCTGGCCGAGATGGTCTCGATCG contains the following coding sequences:
- the thrC gene encoding threonine synthase, with protein sequence MSTVVAETTTPSEPTLREGAFGHAKGLSCRECGHAVELGPHYACPECFGPLEIAYDFPQVTREEIEAGPANIWRYKALLPVPSDIEQSPNMEPGFTRLLRANNLGRELGIDNLWVKDDSTNPTNSFKDRVVACALSAATEFHAKVFACPSTGNLANAVAAAGARAGIKTVVFIPSNLEKPKQVNSAVYTDSLIAVNGNYDDVNKLASEIAGEEDGWAFVNVNVRPYYAEGSKTLGYEIAEQLGWRLPDQIVIPVASGSQLTKVDKAFQELIKLGLVEDKPYKVYGAQAEGCSPVSVAYKAGVDAIRPVKPDTIAKSLAIGNPADGIYVLDICRRTGGAVEDITDDQVREAIVLLARTEGIFTETAGGTTVGVLKKLVETGQLDTSLETVVINTGHGLKTLDAVADSVGPAATIDPSYAAFAATGLA
- a CDS encoding APC family permease; this encodes MSLRSSVLRTKDVETVLHQNDPTPDGEQAGLSKRLSAKDLTGFGIGIVIGTGIFTLTGIEAKNHAGPAIVISFAIAGVVSMLAALCYAELAAAVPTAGSSYTYAYTTIGEIFAWIIAWDLILEFALGAAVVSRGWSAYLQDSLGLPTGLFGETAPVNVGAVLIAAVLGVVAAVGIRESKWVTNALVVTKVSVCIFVIVAGLFFLKTANLLPFVPPSEPSHDDAAGLAQPLWQWVSGVHPSSYGFVGVLVAAAVVFFAYSGFEAVANLGEETENPGRDMPRGLIGTLVICTVLYLLVCLVLTGMVDYADLDEGAPISDAFHQVGLGWAGFLIGLAAVAGLSSVILVDLVAMGRIGYALSRDGLLPPSVGRIHPKFRTPTRITAVTTLAVCLLGAFVPLDTLAEMVSIGTLFAFVVVSIAVAVLRRTNPRMERPFRTPQVPLLPVVSALSCVALMASLAVDTWIRFLVWLAIGMVVYFGYGRSHSRLNTADEEPASEPATRA
- a CDS encoding MoaD/ThiS family protein: MSVSVRIPTILRTYTGGESEVTAAGGTLAEVLDDLDASYAGIKGRILDEAGQLRRFVNVYVGNEDVRFLDNLATATPDGTQISVIPAVAGG